The following coding sequences lie in one Heteronotia binoei isolate CCM8104 ecotype False Entrance Well chromosome 6, APGP_CSIRO_Hbin_v1, whole genome shotgun sequence genomic window:
- the LOC132574069 gene encoding RING finger protein 223: MAEPAEQPSNGDSVEGAGRPAEAMAGAEEEPAKVEQEEGGRETAASAAPLAESSSWEEHECRICYNRFDLGRRAPKLLECLHTFCQECLTQLHLRAILAAQSQRRGAAEGGGHQHDTAITCPLCRHCTSLPDCRVHSLPLNTKLVDHISLRAAWSALAGSQRQALLLLPVPRPAQQRPPSERSSQGATPPSSADGARSALAQQCSGGLGGGCSCSTSDQSWRRKAVNLGCLCVVFCVLSMLLLFFAWMNWLTGSIFIGVAVLLLFVSTVPFAKHGFRHRTGAAGAVALLAPAGTNGPGGAVAAYNVTPRSRPAADRRTRS; encoded by the coding sequence ATGGCCGAGCCGGCGGAGCAGCCCAGCAACGGCGACAGCGTAGAGGGAGCGGGGCGGCCGGCCGAGGCGATGGCCGGGGCCGAAGAGGAGCCTGCGAAGGTGGAAcaggaagaagggggaagggagaccGCCGCCTCGGCCGCCCCCCTTGCAGAGTCCAGCAGCTGGGAGGAGCACGAGTGTCGCATCTGCTACAACCGCTTTGACCTGGGGCGCCGCGCGCCCAAGCTGCTCGAGTGCCTGCACACCTTCTGCCAGGAGTGCCTCACCCAGCTGCACCTGCGCGCCATCCTGGCCGCCCAGAGCCAGCGAAGAGGCGCGGCCGAGGGCGGCGGCCACCAGCACGACACCGCCATCACGTGCCCCCTGTGCAGGCACTGCACGTCCCTGCCGGACTGCCGCGTGCACAGCCTGCCCCTCAACACCAAGCTGGTGGACCACATCTCGCTGCGCGCTGCTTGGAGCGCCCTCGCCGGAAGCCAGCGCCAGGCGCTTCTGCTTTTGCCGGTGCCCAGGCCCGCCCAGCAGCGCCCCCCGTCGGAGCGCAGCAGCCAAGGGGCGACGCCTCCCTCTTCCGCTGACGGGGCCAGAAGCGCCCTGGCCCAGCAGTGCTCCGGAGGCCTCGGCGGCGGCTGCAGTTGCTCCACCAGCGACCAGAGCTGGAGGCGGAAGGCCGTGAACCTGGGCTGCCTGTGCGTCGTCTTCTGCGTCCTCTCCATGCTCCTGCTCTTTTTCGCCTGGATGAACTGGTTGACGGGTTCCATCTTCATCGGCGTCgccgtcctcctcctcttcgtctCCACCGTGCCTTTTGCCAAGCACGGTTTCAGACACAGGACCGGGGCAGCAGGGGCGGTGGCGTTACTTGCTCCTGCGGGAACAAACGGCCCTGGAGGGGCGGTGGCGGCCTATAACGTCACCCCTCGAAGCAGGCCGGCGGCGGACAGGAGAACCCGCTCATAG